The Plasmodium sp. gorilla clade G2 genome assembly, chromosome: 4 genome has a segment encoding these proteins:
- a CDS encoding erythrocyte membrane protein 1 (PfEMP1), truncated, putative — protein sequence MATSIGGGLPQKKTVYKIAEQLQKLAHQEAKNRLDNDINKLKGNPRNGKYTQRGEAKNLQEDFCNIDKTYSNDKRSSNEGPCHGKGDRFKIGDTWKSGNYVNNIHHDVYLPPRREHICTSNLENLDVDSKGGPLTGGGKGDDGNLVNNSFLGDVLLAAKYEAQRTKEHYKNLNDDPAACRAVRRSFADIGDIIRGRDIWEHEDFKRVEGYLQKIFEKIKDKHPNIKGNTQYNDNTKKFLELREDWWEANRDQVWKAIKCVVKNLHAFSSDETQGHGGSYSAQGYCGFGDSGMPVDDYIPQKLRWMTEWAEWFCKKQKMDYESLSDSCAKCKSNDPSNGECMKDSGDCRKCTKMCNEYKDFVKDWKKQWEDQSKKYSEYMTKVKNGVNSSSGNGSEKQLLKFLQTLNEKSKADYDTSAGYIKEEGRFDCMTQTDFKTDTSNEYAFRKYPKGYDHACKCKERTPSNTSNPKIEGNLGTNENECNLGTKSSFINKNDDGGPNSGEIITRTPCGTHYVSGAGGRISKIGRDKEGKKEWACKDNKDRDPNKSPCVPPRVQEICLGYLDNDQLGDKITNTSRTDDKEKFSEVNNKFLKEVLITAKFEGQELWDTFVTRYRGKNMQENKEKACDAIKRSFHDLGDLIKGTNIWHDENTNNANVVEEQLKTIFGKLYEYYKNMNNSPPNNRIHYNDDKEFRKGWWATHKDKIWNAFNCNKKCNFDTTAPDDKPQLLRWLEEWSEEFCKERKKQLEDMKINCEECKSKMANQSDGTICKENKCSECINKCTKYKEWKNTWEEHWKKLQQYYIKQSKLFDSELHKYLKDQNANDKEMNELIINGFDGNNCTYEKTLKSGMAFMDTPHEYSNECDCEEKLRLRKIADQNNSAGTTSEKSKICDGVFAGTWDIWDCTTQSNICVKKDSNYDVNNVHEKFDELFDEWVNSFLNEQKQLKEKTNGCMTLNSEKCPHGCQNKCLCYKKWVNKKNEEWRKQKKYYEVYGKRKGSSGNFGSGGVGTIGGLEQNAERYVTLTYKKQLEEALEPPESIAAVLEKQEKDPNYDPINSILAKELEKSNQCTKNCPVNIPCDEKGFKNDWTCEQERPDKKTPNNNKYCLHVNKKKTDEIEDKYFFFDVFNDWLEHVSGHINDNLNMLEETCNGQHIDNQKKDLCKNCKDDCECYKTWIDNIKTQWVKQKGYYDKYKQNDDEMKNIDLNIYLKAYCMSKNNNKEIDCTSKDSKKNIYDEMFDNADIKKTSVCDECNDENENRNRQSQEQICEETNSSMNGICNEKVYDGKINDTSKIQKKWISSIYTKKETIKDIRVPPRRQQLCISYLKDDNNIKDESDLKKYLKASIMNETKQLITYYKTVNPVTGNSNSINDPKGLPKGFCKAVERSFADIGDFVKGTNLDYAGDSTNVESNIKTFFEFKHKTENRKNWWEQNKRELWKAVKCGIKKVGNNGSDCPQNLDFDRRDQFLRWFEEWGIYFYKEYEKKIQKIKTECDKNVKTSKCTGGKLNGQCNKDCLHCEKACNDYKNWIKNEKEAEWNDQSKKYNDDQNKEKYSDYDSMADMVSPTAYLNFSCMEDKCPYIDYPNVMKLQDKTYKSYCVCESDEYKDREKNRNTSSPSSSTTASTTITANNICNMATSIKHCNYKNFKNTYWTNSKVNDPYGNKIYGVYAPPRRQKLCIVNLVLHSTNKTNLEQSLLTNAKNEAELLLKYYKKKHNVGSNSNTGQAPPGYCEALKRSFSDFGDLIKGKDIHDAGYSSMAKNRLKQIFKDIAKEKNKGADPTDFDIEEERKNWWESKKNNVWKAMTECNNNVCSSVPAPDDDKKPQFLRWLEEWYENFCEEHTNELKDLKSKCSVGDGCKIPCDNICEICKKACDKYNSWLRTKTNEWNGQKTYFEKKVNNANDLENEYYKTYTKSYNDAKTYLENECQNKCVCYNNGGQINKYKDIDKIILKNDDDYKPFKSKCPQCKYYMITEKAKEIYKQNTTGNVQPSSSTKSQDSPKGPNNKGNDVPGAKPASPNATPHNQETKNQRDKVDRGTVYKGPTINEGGGTGGVEIHTIPDNPSEQGRGNVSPQPDGQISNVDPGSNKPQPAQAPTQKTPCKIVEEILKKKDENTGKIEYCNKKDPVNWNCDKDQFKNAENNGACMAPRRQKLCLYYLAKTTISDDTTLREAFIKTAAAETNLLWDKYIEDIKRENAQTANKLEEDLKKGTIPEEFKRQMIYTFSDLKDLCLDKDIGKKTPNGDVQKARDNIDKVFKKSGQPSGQVDEKTRKTWWDQNASDIWEGMVCGLSHHIKGGDTERQKLTTKGDYKYGNVKFDGPSGTKLSKFVERPQFLRWFFEWSDEFCREQKKMYDDLKRGCKGYTCGVTDKEKKVQCTKACKNYKDFIDEWKKSYESQKGKFDKDKEGKVFEKTLVKKDIDEAENARDYLDKQLKKICDKNSDCSCMEKPFKQLIQTSKMRHRFIIHFHMPESLDYPPNELKNQCDCPEIPNQKSKYEKIQIPEPKIPMNCVEKTAYYLSKEAENNMESTLKQEISTIDCTRENKNSSTIEQYCNPNTSYSPDNYVKTENLCDDKGKYRFNKNSQWNCYKNANIYQEKKQVCVPPRREHMCIRKRDEIKIQRAKDSNFLLNMIRGIARNEGIDIIKNINVKNECDLNPICDAMKYSFADIGDIIRGRDMLRIDGEVPSVEKKLQHIFMKLFVQWERENAENKNAYPYLSSFRSAWWDANRKEVWKALTCKAPKNAKLYITGKTGEFERLTITQNKCGHNDDPPVDDYIPQRFRWMTEWSEYFCNALMVELEKFKNPCDHCKTSDQCKNDYDKNNCEMCKKRCQEYKDFVLKWKSLFDIQSINYKRLYEQSIDTNVYTYDYVKNFVQKLKKIKNECSVESLSEYLHETSKCVNYKFNENDDSSKPIYAFETPPKFYKEACSCTYPTKNALDNCPDDRNKDVCKELQTFTLCAKDQYDNNIDNWNAYLVRNNSSDNFGVVIPPRRVHLCTRNLTGNRYRQNEKDKLKKNLVDSAFSQGVLLGKKFKNYEDEGLESMKFCFADYGDIIKGTDMKEGKNVDDFNKDLHQIFKNNSGNKEKITNNRKNWWNQNKKHVWHAMLCGYKKGVTEPAISKRKRGKSSWLSFFPHSSTPAAANIPDNWCQLTTEDESPQFLRWFKEWTKIFCTKRNKLYEEVQNTCKLAKCNTADGTIDTEKCQKACDEYSNFISIKKEVYQAQKSQYDKNYKNKNCGGREAEDYLKIKCKEGKCDCLFQNFKDGTNWQNPYESLDGTIKDKCDCKIIPPAPTTPELAPPVPEHKDATEPVIPSFPQNDEPDVTNNILSSTLPVGISFALGSIALLFYLKKKPKSSVDIFRVLDIPQNDYGIPDETSTNRYVPYGKYKGKTYIYVEGDEPDHYNYLRDISSSDLTSSESEYEEIDINDIYPYKSPKYKTLIEVVLKPSKKTYDVQDDTSRYQKDDSYKLTDNEWNQIKQDFIAQYLQNIQMNLPNENIIDDNVYKDTLPNILDINIEEKPFITQIQDRVLHDDHEVTYNINWNIPKQNEIISNTMGDPKYGSSNDQYTGIDLINDSLNRNQHIDIYDELLKRKENELFGTKHTKNTTFNRVVNETYSDPISNQIYLFHKWLDRHRDMFNQWNNKEEMLNLLNEEWNKENIEHILDTSSTYDDINTINDENYNLINTNKYDANEKTSLEHLRSTNIPYNNLTIQNNNFQTKNLVTNISMDIHFNEKNNVETTNVTHEEDHLEYMYNS from the exons ATGGCGACGTCAATTGGTGGTGGTTTGCCACAAAAGAAAACTGTATATAAAATTGCAGAACAGTTGCAAAAATTAGCACACCAAGAAGCAAAAAATCGATTGGacaatgatattaataaattgaaAGGAAATCCAAGAAACGGTAAATATACCCAAAGGGGTGAAGCAAAAAATCTGCAAGAAGATTTTTGTAACATTGACAAAACATATTCCAATGATAAACGTTCTTCTAATGAAGGACCATGTCATGGAAAAGGTGATCGATTTAAAATAGGAGATACATGGAAAAGTGGCaattatgtaaataatatacaccATGACGTCTATTTGCCTCCGAGACGTGAACATATTTGTACCTCAAATTTAGAAAATTTAGATGTTGATAGTAAGGGAGGTCCACTTACTGGTGGCGGTAAAGGTGATGATGGTAATCTtgttaataattcttttttggGTGATGTTCTGCTAGCAGCAAAATATGAAGCACAACGAACAAAGGAGCACTATAAAAATCTAAATGATGATCCCGCTGCGTGCCGGGCTGTTCGTCGCAGTTTTGCAGATATAGGAGATATAATCCGAGGTAGAGATATATGGGAACATGAAGATTTTAAAAGAGTAGAAggatatttacaaaaaatatttgaaaaaattaaagataaACATCCTAACATCAAAGGAAACACCCAATATAACGacaatacaaaaaaatttttagaaTTACGTGAAGATTGGTGGGAAGCTAATAGAGATCAAGTTTGGAAAGCAATCAAATGTGTagtaaaaaatttacatgCCTTTTCGTCTGACGAAACACAAGGTCACGGTGGCAGTTATAGCGCACAAGGTTACTGCGGTTTCGGCGATAGTGGTATGCCTGTGGATGATTACATACCACAAAAACTGAGATGGATGACGGAATGGGCAGAATGGTTTTGcaagaaacaaaaaatggATTATGAATCGCTGAGTGATAGTTGTGCAAAATGTAAGAGTAATGATCCCTCTAATGGAGAATGTATGAAAGACAGTGGTGATTGTAGGAAATGCACAAAAATGTGCAACGAATATAAAGATTTTGTTAAAGATTGGAAAAAACAGTGGGAGGATCAATCAAAAAAATACTCAGAATATATGACTAAAGTAAAAAATGGTGTTAATAGTAGTAGTGGTAATGGAAGTGAGAAACAACTCCTAAAATTTTTACAAACACTTAATGAAAAAAGCAAAGCTGATTATGATACCTCCGCAGGGTATATAAAAGAGGAGGGAAGATTCGATTGTATGACACAAACCGATTTCAAAACCGATACTAGTAATGAATATGCATTTCGTAAGTACCCAAAAGGTTATGATCATGCATGTAAATGTAAAGAACGAACTCCAAGCAATACATCCAATCCAAAAATTGAAGGGAATTTGGGAACTAATGAAAACGAGTGCAATTTAGGTACAAAAAGTTCTTTTatcaataaaaatgatgatggtGGTCCAAATAGTGGTGAAATAATTACACGAACACCATGTGGTACTCATTATGTAAGTGGAGCAGGAGGAAGAATATCGAAAATCGGAAGAGATAAAGAAGGAAAGAAAGAATGGGCATGTAAAGACAATAAAGATAGGGATCCAAATAAAAGCCCGTGCGTTCCTCCACGAGTTCAAGAAATATGTTTAGGATATTTAGATAACGATCAACTTGGTGACAAAATTACAAACACCAGTAGAACTGATGACAAGGAAAAATTTAGTGaagttaataataaatttttaaaagaagtTTTAATAACAGCAAAGTTCGAAGGACAAGAACTATGGGATACCTTTGTCACAAGATATAGAGGCAAAAATATgcaagaaaataaagaaaaagctTGCGATGCAATCAAACGAAGTTTTCATGATTTAGGCGATTTAATTAAAGGTACAAATATATGGCATGatgaaaatacaaataatgcAAACGTTGTAGAAGAACAACTTAAGACAATATTTGGAAAACTATacgaatattataaaaatatgaataatagtCCACCTAATAATCGCATAcattataatgatgataaagaaTTTCGAAAAGGTTGGTGGGCAACACACAAAGACAAAATATGGAACGCATTCAATTGTAACAAAAAGTGTAATTTTGACACAACAGCACCTGATGATAAACCGCAATTGTTACGATGGTTAGAAGAATGGTCGGAAGAGTTCTGTAAAGAAAGGAAAAAACAATTGGAAGATATGAAAATCAATTGTGAAGAATGCAAAAGTAAAATGGCTAATCAAAGCGATGGAACTATATgcaaagaaaataaatgctcagaatgtataaataaatgtaccAAGTATAAGGAGTGGAAAAATACATGGGAAGAACATTGGAAAAAATTACAACAGTACTACATAAAGCAAAGCAAGCTATTTGATAGTGAACTtcataaatatttgaaaGATCAAAATGCAAATGACAAAGAAATGAATGAACTTATTATAAATGGTTTTGACGGTAATAATTGCACATATGAAAAAACATTGAAAAGTGGTATGGCTTTTATGGATACACCACATGAATACTCTAATGAATGCGATTGCGAAGAAAAATTAAGATTACGAAAAATTGCGGATCAAAATAATTCTGCAGGTACCACATCAGAAAAATCAAAGATATGTGACGGCGTCTTTGCTGGTACATGGGATATATGGGATTGTACAACACAAAgtaatatatgtgtaaaaaAAGATAGTAATTACGATGTAAATAATGTTCATGAAAAATTTGATGAATTATTTGATGAATGGGTAAATTCCTTTTTAAATGAACAAAAGCAgttgaaagaaaaaacaaacgGATGCATGACTTTAAATTCAGAAAAATGTCCTCATGGTTGTCAAAATAAATGTCtgtgttataaaaaatgggtaaataaaaaaaacgaaGAATggagaaaacaaaaaaagtaTTACGAAGTATATGGTAAACGAAAAGGCAGTTCTGGTAATTTTGGTTCAGGAGGGGTTGGTACTATAGGTGGCCTAGAACAAAATGCTGAACGTTATGTGACTTTGACCTATAAGAAACAACTTGAGGAAGCACTAGAACCGCCGGAAAGTATAGCAGCAGTTCTAGAAAAACAGGAAAAGGACCCGAACTATGATCCTATCAATAGCATATTAGCTaaagaattagaaaaatCAAACCAATGCACCAAAAATTGTCCTGTAAACATACCATGTGATGAAAAAGGGTTCAAGAATGATTGGACATGCGAGCAAGAACGTCCAGACAAAAAAACACctaacaataataaatattgtttgcacgttaataaaaaaaaaacagatgAAATAgaagataaatattttttttttgatgttTTTAACGATTGGTTAGAACATGTATCTGGACATATCAATGATAATTTGAATATGTTGGAAGAAACGTGTAATGGACAACATATtgataatcaaaaaaaagatttatgTAAAAATTGTAAAGATGATTGTGAATGCTATAAAACATGGATAGACAACATAAAAACACAATGGGTAAAACAAAAGGGATATTacgataaatataaacaaaatgatgatgaaatgaaaaatattgatcttaatatatatttgaaagcTTATTGTATgtctaaaaataataataaagaaatcgATTGTACTTCTAAAGATagtaagaaaaatatatatgatgaaatgTTCGATAATGCCGATATTAAAAAAACGAGTGTGTGCGACGAATGTAATGATGAAAACGAAAATCGAAATCGTCAATCACAAGAACAAATTTGTGAGGAAACTAATAGTTCTATGAATGGTATATGTAATGAAAAAGTATATGATGGGAAAATAAATGATACGAGTAAAATCCAAAAAAAGTGGATATCatctatatatacaaaaaaagaaacaattaAAGATATACGTGTTCCTCCTAGAAGACAACAGTTATGTATCTCATATCTTAAGGatgacaataatattaaGGATGAAtctgatttaaaaaaatatttaaaagccTCTATTATGAACGAAACAAAACAATTAATCACATATTATAAAACTGTAAATCCTGTAACAGGAAATAGTAATTCAATTAATGATCCAAAGGGTTTACCTAAAGGATTTTGTAAAGCAGTAGAACGAAGTTTTGCGGATATAGGAGATTTTGTTAAAGGAACAAATTTGGATTACGCTGGAGATTCAACAAATGTAGaaagtaatataaaaacattttttgAGTTTAAACATAAAACAGAAAATCGTAAAAATTGGTGGGAACAAAATAAACGAGAATTGTGGAAGGCAGTTAAATGtggaataaaaaaagttGGTAACAATGGTTCGGACTGCCCCCAAAATCTTGATTTTGATCGTCGTGATCAATTTTTAAGATGGTTTGAAGAATGgggaatttatttttataaagaatacgaaaaaaaaatacaaaaaattaaaactgAATGCGACAAAAATGTGAAAACAAGTAAATGTACTGGTGGGAAACTAAATGGACAATGCAATAAAGATTGTCTTCATTGTGAAAAAGCTTGTAACGATTATAAAAATTggataaaaaatgaaaaagaagcTGAATGGAACGATCagtcaaaaaaatataatgatgaccaaaacaaagaaaaatattctgACTATGACAGTATGGCAGATATGGTTTCTCCTACagcatatttaaattttagtTGTATGGAAGATAAATGTCCATATATAGATTATCCAAATGTTATGAAACTTCAagataaaacatataaatcatattGTGTTTGTGAAAGTGATGAGTATAAAGATCGAGAGAAAAATAGAAATACCAGTTCTCCTTCTAGTAGTACGACTGCGTCAACCACTATAACagcaaataatatatgtaatatggCCACTTCAATTAAACATTGTAATTACAAAAATTTCAAAAACACGTACTGGACAAATTCTAAAGTTAATGATCCTTatggaaataaaatatatggagTGTATGCCCCACCAAGAAGACAAAAATTATGTATTGTAAATTTAGTCCTACATTCCACTAATAAAACTAATTTGGAACAATCCTTGCTTACAAATGCAAAAAATGAAGCTGAATTGttattgaaatattataaaaaaaaacataatgtTGGTTCTAATAGTAATACTGGTCAAGCTCCTCCTGGATATTGTGAAGCCCTTAAAAGAAGTTTTTCCGATTTCGGTGATTtaataaaaggaaaagaTATTCATGATGCTGGATATTCATCTATGGCAAAAAATCGTTTGAAACAAATTTTTAAAGACATAgctaaagaaaaaaacaaaggaGCCGATCCTACTGATTTTGATATTGAAGAAGAACGCAAAAACTGGTGGGAatcgaaaaaaaataatgtctGGAAAGCGATGACTGAATGTAATAATAACGTTTGTTCTAGTGTTCCCGCCCctgatgatgataaaaaaccGCAATTTTTACGATGGTTAGAAGAATGGTACGAAAATTTTTGTGAAGAACATACAAATGAATTAAAGGATTTAAAATCGAAATGTTCTGTTGGAGACGGTTGCAAAATTCCTTGTgataatatatgtgaaatTTGTAAGAAAGCatgtgataaatataattcttgGTTACGaacaaaaacaaatgaaTGGAACGGtcaaaaaacatattttgaaaaaaaagtaaataatGCTAATGATCtagaaaatgaatattataaaacataCACAAAAAGTTATAATGATGCCAAAACTTATTTAGAAAACGAATGTCAAAATAAATGTGTTTGTTACAACAATGGTGgtcaaattaataaatataaagatatagataaaataatCCTTAAAAATGACGACGATTACAAACCATTTAAATCTAAATGCCCACAAtgcaaatattatatgattacAGAAAAAgctaaagaaatatataaacaaaacaCTACAGGAAACGTTCAACCATCATCATCTACAAAATCACAGGATTCACCAAAAGGACCTAATAATAAAGGTAATGATGTTCCTGGTGCGAAACCTGCTTCTCCAAATGCAACTCCACATAATCAAGAAACAAAAAACCAACGTGATAAGGTGGATCGTGGTACTGTGTATAAAGGTCCTACTATAAATGAAGGAGGAGGAACAGGCGGTGTTGAAATTCATACCATCCCGGATAACCCATCTGAACAGGGAAGAGGAAATGTTAGTCCACAACCTGATGGCCAAATATCTAATGTAGATCCTGGAAGTAACAAACCACAGCCTGCACAAGCACCAACACAAAAAACACCGTGCAAAATAGTGGAAGAAATACTTAAGAAAAAAGACGAAAATACTGGTAAAATAGAATATTGCAATAAAAAAGATCCAGTAAATTGGAATTGCGATAAAGATCAGTTTAAAAACGCTGAAAATAATGGAGCATGTATGGCTCCTAGAAGACAAAAACTGTGCCTATACTACTTAGCAAAAACAACCATTAGTGACGATACCACTTTACGAGAAGCATTTATAAAAACTGCCGCTGCAGAAACTAATTTGTTATGGGATAAATACATAGAGGatataaaaagagaaaatgCACAAACAGCAAACAAACTAGAAGaggatttaaaaaaaggaacAATCCCTGAAGAATTTAAACGTCAAATGATCTACACGTTTAGCGATTTAAAAGATTTATGTTTAGATAAAGATATAGGTAAAAAAACTCCAAATGGTGATGTGCAGAAGGCAAGAGATAATATAGATAaggtttttaaaaaaagtgGACAACCTAGTGGCCAAGTTGATGAAAAAACACGTAAAACCTGGTGGGACCAAAATGCCAGTGATATATGGGAAGGAATGGTTTGTGGTTTATCACATCATATCAAAGGTGGTGACACGGAACGGCAAAAACTTACCACAAAAGGTGACTACAAATACGGAAATGTGAAATTCGATGGTCCAAGTGGTACCAAATTGTCCAAATTTGTTGAAAGACCTCAGTTTTTACGTTGGTTCTTCGAGTGGTCAGACGAATTTTGTAGGGAACAGAAAAAGATGTATGACGATTTGAAGAGGGGTTGTAAGGGCTATACGTGTGGAGTTACtgataaagaaaagaaagtACAATGTACTAAAGCttgtaaaaattataaggACTTTATTGACGAATGGAAAAAGTCTTATGAGAGTCAAAAAGGGAAATTTGATAAAGATAAAGAAGGAAAAGTGTTTGAGAAAACTCTtgttaaaaaagatatagatGAGGCAGAAAATGCTCGCGATTATTTAGAcaaacaattaaaaaaaatttgcgATAAAAATAGTGACTGTTCTTGTATGGAAAAACCTTTCAAACAATTAATACAAACATCAAAAATGCGACATcgttttattattcattttcatATGCCAGAATCATTAGATTATCCTCCAAACGAGCTTAAAAACCAGTGTGATTGTCCTGAAATTCCAAATCAAAAAtctaaatatgaaaaaattcaAATTCCTGAACCTAAAATACCTATGAATTGTGTAGAGAAAACAGCATATTATTTATCTAAAGAAGCAGAAAACAATATGGAAAGTACATTGAAGCAAGAAATATCAACTATTGATTGTACAagggaaaataaaaattcttcTACTATTGAACAATATTGCAATCCAAATACATCTTATTCACCTGATAATTATGTAAAAACTGAAAACCTATGTGACGATAAAGGAAAATAccgttttaataaaaattctcAATGGAATTGTTACAAAAATGCAAACATTTATCAAGAGAAAAAACAAGTATGTGTACCTCCAAGAAGAGAACATATGTGTATAAGGAAAAGAGATGAAATTAAAATTCAAAGAGCTAAAGATAGTAATTTTCTGCTAAATATGATTAGAGGTATCGCTCGAAATGAAGGAATagacataataaaaaacataaacgTCAAGAACGAATGTGATCTTAATCCTATATGTGATGCTATGAAGTATAGTTTCGCGGATATAGGGGATATAATTAGAGGAAGAGATATGTTACGAATTGATGGAGAAGTTCCTTctgttgaaaaaaaattacagcACATTTTTATGAAATTATTTGTACAATGGGAAAGAGAAAATGCTGAAAACAAAAATGCATATCCCTATTTATCATCTTTTCGTTCTGCTTGGTGGGATGCTAACAGAAAAGAAGTATGGAAAGCATTGACTTGCAAAGCACCAAAAAATGCAAAACTTTATATAACAGGAAAAACGGGTGAATTTGAACGTTTAACAATCACGCAAAATAAATGTGGACATAATGATGATCCTCCAGTCGATGACTATATACCTCAAAGGTTTCGATGGATGACTGAATGGTCTGAATATTTCTGTAATGCATTAATGGTAGAATtggaaaaatttaaaaatccATGTGATCACTGTAAAACAAGTGACCAATGCAAGAATGATTATGATAAGAATAATTGTGAAATGTGTAAAAAGAGATGTCAAGAATATAAGGATTTTGTTCTTAAATGGAAATCTCTATTCGATATACAATCAATAAATTACAAACGTTTATATGAACAATCAATAGATACTAATGTCTATACTTATGATTATGTTAAAAATTTTGTACAAAagttgaaaaaaattaaaaatgaatgtTCAGTTGAAAGTCTTTCTGAATATTTACATGAAACTAGTAAGTGCGtcaattataaatttaatgaaaatgatgattCTTCTAAACCCATATATGCTTTTGAAACACCtccaaaattttataaagaaGCTTGTAGTTGCACATACCCTACAAAGAATGCATTGGATAATTGTCCTGATGATAGAAATAAAGATGTATGTAAGGAATTACAAACGTTTACATTATGCGCGAAAGATCagtatgataataatattgataattgGAATGCATACCTTGTTCGTAATAATTCCAGTGACAATTTTGGTGTAGTTATACCTCCTAGAAGAGTACATTTATGTACAAGAAATTTAACTGGAAATAGATATcgacaaaatgaaaaagataaattgaaaaaaaatcttGTTGATTCTGCTTTTAGTCAAGGAGTGCTTTTaggaaaaaaatttaaaaattatgaagatGAAGGTCTCGAATCTATGAAATTTTGTTTTGCGGATTATGGAGATATAATTAAAGGTACTGATATGAAGGAAGGTAAAAATGTTGATGATTTCAATAAAGATTTACatcaaatatttaaaaataatagtgGGAATAAGGAGAAAATTACTAATAATCGTAAAAATTGGTggaatcaaaataaaaaacatgtTTGGCACGCTATGTTATGCGGATATAAAAAAGGAGTAACTGAACCAGCAATATCTAAACGAAAAAGAGGAAAATCATCTTGGTTATCATTTTTTCCCCATTCTTCAACACCAGCAGCTGCAAATATTCCCGATAATTGGTGCCAATTAACTACTGAAGATGAAAGTCCTCAATTTCTTCGTTGGTTTAAAGAATGGACTAAAATTTTCTGTactaaaagaaataaattgtATGAAGAGGTACAGAATACATGTAAATTAGCTAAATGTAATACTGCGGATGGAACAATTGACACAGAAAAGTGTCAAAAAGCTTGTGATGAATATAGTAATTTTATTTCGATCAAAAAAGAAGTGTATCAGGCACAAAAGAGTCAATACGataagaattataaaaataaaaattgtgGTGGTAGAGAAGCTGAAGATTATTTGAAAATTAAATGTAAAGAGGGTAAATGTGATTGTCTCTTTCAAAATTTTAAGGATGGAACAAATTGGCAAAATCCATATGAATCGCTGGATGGTACTATTAAAGATAAATGTGATTGTAAAATTATTCCACCTGCTCCTACAACTCCAGAACTTGCTCCACCAGTACCAGAACACAAAGATGCCACAGAACCTGTTATACCATCATTTCCACAAAATGACGAACCAGATGTCACAAATAACATATTATCATCTACACTCCCCGTTGGAATAAGTTTTGCCTTAGGTTCCATcgctttattattttacctGAAG AAAAAACCCAAAAGTTCTGTGGATATTTTTCGTGTGCTTGATATACCCCAAAACGATTATGGAATACCTGATGAAACATCCACCAATAGATATGTACCATATGGCAAATATAAAGGCAAAACCTACATATATGTAGAAGGAGACGAACCGGaccattataattatcttcGTGATATATCATCTTCAGACCTAACATCATCAGAAAGTGAGTATGAAGAGatagatataaatgatatatatccatataaatctccaaaatataaaactttgATCGAAGTGGTACTAAAACCAAGCAAAAAAACATATGATGTACAGGATGATACCTCTAGGTATCAAAAGGATGATAGTTATAAACTTACAGATAATGAATGGAACCAAATAAAACAGGATTTTATTGCACAATATTTACAAAACATACAAATGAATTTACCTAATGAGAATATCATTGATGATAATGTGTATAAGGATACACTACCTAATATTTTAGACATTAATATAGAAGAAAAGCCTTTTATTACTCAAATCCAAGATAGAGTTTTACATGATGATCACGAGGttacttataatattaattggaATATAccaaaacaaaatgaaataataagtaATACAATGGGTGATCCAAAATATGGTTCATCAAATGATCAATATACTGGAATTGATTTAATTAATGATTCGTTAAATCGTAATCAACATATTGATATTTATGATGAATTGCTCAAAAGgaaagaaaatgaattattcGGGACTAAACATACAAAAAATACAACTTTTAATCGTGTTGTAAATGAAACATATAGTGATCCTATAAgtaatcaaatatatttgtttcatAAATGGTTAGATAGACATAGAGATATGTTCAACCAATGGAATAATAAGGAAGAAATGTTGAACCTATTGAATGAAGAGTGgaataaggaaaatataGAACATATATTGGATACATCATCAACTtatgatgatattaatacaattaatgatgaaaattataatttgatTAATACAAACAAATATGATGCTAATGAAAAAACATCTCTTGAACATCTTAGATCTACAAATATTCCATATAATAATCTTAcaattcaaaataataattttcaaaCAAAGAATTTAGTCACAAATATATCTATggatatacattttaatgaaaaaaataatgtggAAACCACTAATGTAACACATGAAGAGGATCATTTggaatatatgtataattcttga